The proteins below are encoded in one region of Maribacter aestuarii:
- a CDS encoding TonB-dependent receptor domain-containing protein — MRIIFTLFLVISCTQANAQSISGRVLSQEQETVPFAAVTLNQVQDSTLVKAVITNEQGYFEIKNVPSGTFNLNITNIGFADYQKQVQLTETSLDLGNIVLETTAEMLDEVEVVAEKPMVQVLADKTVFNVENTINATGTSAFELLRKAPGVIIDNSGGIIVEGKAGVQFFIDDRLSVLQGEDLMNYLESLQATDIEAIEIITQPSSKYDAAGSAGIINIKLKKDKSLGTNGSITAGVTVGDFARTNSSINFNNRSKKGNLYGTYSNRFGKSTGYLNLLRTQSGTQLLARTNSINDRNSNNLKLGYDFYATDKSTVGAIINGNFNNSFNESNSRTPIRPVGTRVNDSVLVSDNRSSSTSYNLNGNLNYKYADTLGYSLNMDLDFGKYDSDRASIQPNIYFNGAETQIIRENATRQVTPTDISITTFRTDYEQNLFKGKLGLGFKLSNVRSNNIFDFFNRINGDFILDNTRSNTFEYTEKINAGYINYNYKWEKWNIQAGLRMENTISEGNLLSMQQNEQDQVKRNYTNWFPSGGLTYQLNRKNQFALTYSKRIQRPTYESLNPFEYVIDELYSSQGNPFLQPQYTDNIKFSHTYNYRLTTSLSYSYVSDFFARVTVPEEGNRSFITTRNVADQEIINLGISYPKKIKDWWNVYLSLNAYTSSYKANSAEFISLKQETLSMYMQHTFTLPSAITMEVSGWYSSPSVWGGTYTIKALGSLNLAFQKKFLGDKLTTRLSFNDILYTIPWQGTNQFGDLFIDGSGGSDSRQVAFSVSYDFGRDEIKKARSRKTGLEDEKDRIEN, encoded by the coding sequence ATGAGAATCATTTTTACATTATTTCTAGTAATTAGCTGTACTCAGGCAAATGCGCAATCCATTTCCGGGCGGGTTCTTTCCCAGGAGCAAGAGACTGTTCCTTTCGCAGCTGTGACACTGAATCAAGTACAAGATTCTACGTTGGTAAAAGCGGTCATTACCAATGAACAGGGCTATTTTGAAATCAAGAATGTGCCGAGCGGTACCTTCAATCTGAATATTACCAACATCGGATTTGCGGACTATCAAAAACAAGTTCAATTAACTGAAACTTCTTTAGACCTGGGTAATATTGTTTTGGAGACAACTGCGGAAATGCTGGATGAGGTAGAAGTGGTCGCAGAGAAACCCATGGTACAAGTACTGGCGGATAAAACGGTTTTCAACGTAGAGAATACCATAAACGCAACGGGTACCAGTGCCTTTGAGCTCTTGCGAAAGGCCCCTGGGGTAATTATAGATAATTCCGGTGGCATAATCGTTGAAGGCAAAGCGGGGGTACAGTTTTTTATAGATGACCGACTCTCTGTGCTACAAGGGGAGGATTTAATGAATTATCTGGAAAGTCTACAGGCTACCGATATTGAGGCCATTGAAATTATTACACAGCCCTCGTCCAAATATGACGCAGCGGGTAGTGCCGGCATCATCAACATTAAGCTAAAAAAAGATAAAAGTTTGGGAACTAACGGCAGCATCACTGCAGGTGTGACCGTAGGTGATTTTGCCCGTACCAATAGCAGTATAAATTTCAACAACCGCTCAAAGAAGGGGAATTTATATGGGACCTACAGTAACCGCTTCGGTAAGAGCACTGGATATCTAAATTTACTAAGAACCCAGTCAGGTACGCAATTATTGGCCCGGACGAACAGCATCAATGATAGAAATAGCAACAATTTGAAATTGGGTTATGATTTCTACGCGACGGACAAGAGTACGGTGGGTGCTATAATAAACGGAAATTTTAATAACAGTTTTAATGAAAGCAATTCCAGGACGCCCATAAGACCCGTGGGAACAAGGGTGAACGATAGTGTATTGGTATCCGATAATAGGAGTTCCAGCACCTCGTACAATCTAAACGGAAACCTAAACTATAAATATGCGGACACGCTAGGATATAGTTTGAATATGGATTTGGATTTTGGTAAATACGATAGTGATCGAGCATCCATACAGCCAAACATATATTTCAATGGGGCAGAAACGCAAATAATTAGGGAAAATGCTACGCGGCAGGTAACGCCAACGGATATTTCCATTACCACGTTTAGAACGGATTACGAACAAAACTTGTTTAAGGGTAAACTGGGTCTAGGCTTTAAATTATCCAATGTACGGTCCAATAATATTTTCGACTTCTTTAATCGAATCAACGGTGATTTCATACTGGATAATACCCGTAGTAATACTTTTGAATACACAGAAAAAATTAATGCAGGATACATCAACTATAATTACAAATGGGAAAAGTGGAATATTCAGGCAGGTCTCCGTATGGAGAACACAATATCCGAAGGCAACCTGTTAAGCATGCAGCAGAACGAGCAGGACCAAGTAAAACGTAATTATACGAACTGGTTTCCATCCGGGGGGCTGACCTATCAACTAAATCGAAAAAATCAGTTTGCATTAACGTACAGTAAACGTATACAAAGACCTACTTACGAGTCCCTAAATCCTTTTGAATACGTGATAGACGAACTTTACTCCAGTCAGGGAAATCCTTTCCTACAACCCCAGTACACGGATAACATAAAGTTCTCGCACACGTACAATTACAGGTTGACCACCTCTTTGAGTTATAGCTATGTATCCGATTTTTTTGCTAGGGTAACCGTACCTGAGGAAGGGAACAGAAGTTTTATAACAACAAGGAATGTCGCGGACCAAGAAATTATCAATCTGGGTATTTCCTATCCGAAGAAAATTAAGGACTGGTGGAATGTCTATTTAAGTCTTAATGCCTACACCAGTTCTTATAAAGCAAATAGTGCAGAATTTATATCGCTAAAACAAGAAACGCTGTCCATGTACATGCAACATACGTTTACCTTGCCAAGCGCTATCACTATGGAAGTTTCCGGATGGTACAGTTCCCCGAGTGTTTGGGGAGGAACCTACACCATCAAGGCATTAGGCTCTTTGAACCTAGCTTTTCAGAAGAAATTTTTAGGCGATAAACTAACCACCCGATTGTCCTTTAATGATATTCTGTATACCATACCTTGGCAAGGAACCAATCAATTTGGTGACCTGTTCATTGATGGTAGCGGAGGTAGCGATAGTAGGCAAGTAGCCTTTAGTGTCAGCTATGATTTTGGAAGGGATGAGATAAAAAAGGCCCGTAGCAGAAAGACCGGATTGGAAGATGAAAAAGATAGAATAGAAAACTGA
- the typA gene encoding translational GTPase TypA produces the protein MSNTKNIAIIAHVDHGKTTLVDKIMYHCSLFRENENTGDLILDNNDLERERGITITSKNVSVVYKDTKINIIDTPGHADFGGEVERVLNMADGVLLLVDAFEGPMPQTRFVLQKAVDLGLKPCVVINKVDKENCTPEEVHEKVFDLMFELGAEEWQLDFPTVYGSAKNNWMSDDWKNETDSIEPLLDMVIEHIPTFKPTEGNTQMLITSLDFSSFTGRIAIGRLTRGILKEGQQISLVKRNGSIVKSKIKELFIFEGLGRKKVEQVETGDICALVGVEGFEIGDTVADLENPEGLKTIAIDEPTMSMLFTINDSPFFGQDGKFVTSRHIKERLERELEKNLALRVNETDSADKFLVFGRGVLHLSVLIETMRREGYELQIGQPQVIIKEIDGVKCEPIESLTIDLPEEVSGRAVEMVSIRKGEMTSMEAKGNRMVCEFLIPSRGIIGLRNQLLTATAGEAIMAHRFLEYQPMKGDIPQRQNGSLVSMEKGKAIPYSIDKLQDRGKFFVDPGEDIYEGQVIGENSRGDDMVINITKTKKLSNVRSSGADDKAKIVPAIKFSLEEALEYIQKDEYVEVTPKHLRLRKIYLTENDRKRNKIA, from the coding sequence ATGTCCAACACTAAGAATATTGCAATCATTGCACACGTTGACCACGGTAAGACCACCTTGGTGGATAAAATCATGTACCATTGTAGCCTTTTCCGTGAAAACGAGAATACGGGCGACCTCATTCTAGATAATAACGATTTGGAACGTGAACGTGGTATTACCATTACTTCCAAGAACGTTTCCGTAGTTTATAAGGATACCAAAATAAACATTATTGATACGCCCGGTCACGCCGATTTTGGTGGGGAAGTGGAACGCGTATTAAATATGGCCGATGGCGTTCTCTTATTAGTGGATGCTTTTGAGGGGCCTATGCCACAAACACGTTTTGTATTGCAAAAGGCCGTTGATTTAGGGTTGAAACCATGTGTTGTCATCAATAAGGTAGATAAAGAAAATTGTACGCCAGAAGAAGTGCACGAAAAGGTATTCGATTTAATGTTTGAACTGGGTGCAGAAGAATGGCAATTGGATTTCCCTACCGTTTACGGTTCGGCGAAGAACAACTGGATGAGTGACGATTGGAAGAACGAAACCGATTCCATTGAACCGCTTTTGGATATGGTTATTGAGCATATCCCGACGTTCAAACCAACGGAAGGTAATACGCAAATGTTGATTACTTCCTTGGATTTCTCCTCATTCACGGGTCGTATCGCAATTGGTAGGTTAACAAGAGGAATATTAAAAGAAGGTCAACAAATTTCTTTGGTCAAAAGAAACGGAAGTATCGTAAAATCGAAAATAAAGGAGTTGTTCATTTTTGAAGGCCTGGGTCGTAAGAAAGTTGAGCAGGTTGAAACTGGGGATATTTGTGCTTTGGTTGGTGTAGAAGGTTTTGAGATTGGCGATACTGTTGCCGATCTAGAAAATCCGGAAGGATTAAAGACCATCGCCATTGACGAACCTACGATGAGTATGTTGTTCACCATTAACGACAGTCCTTTCTTTGGTCAGGACGGAAAATTCGTGACATCAAGACACATCAAAGAACGTTTGGAGCGTGAATTGGAGAAAAATTTGGCCTTGCGCGTTAACGAAACGGATAGTGCCGATAAGTTTTTGGTTTTTGGCCGTGGGGTGTTACACCTTTCGGTATTAATAGAGACCATGAGGCGAGAAGGATATGAATTACAGATAGGACAACCACAGGTAATCATCAAGGAGATTGATGGTGTGAAATGTGAACCTATCGAAAGTTTGACCATAGATTTACCGGAAGAAGTTTCAGGTAGGGCCGTGGAAATGGTCTCTATCCGTAAGGGAGAGATGACCAGTATGGAAGCCAAAGGAAATCGCATGGTATGCGAGTTTTTGATTCCATCACGGGGTATTATCGGATTACGTAATCAATTATTGACCGCAACGGCCGGTGAAGCCATCATGGCACACCGCTTTTTGGAGTATCAGCCCATGAAAGGCGATATACCACAGAGACAGAACGGTTCTTTAGTTTCCATGGAAAAAGGAAAAGCGATACCATATTCAATTGATAAACTACAGGATAGGGGTAAGTTTTTCGTAGATCCAGGTGAGGATATCTATGAAGGTCAGGTCATTGGCGAGAACTCTCGTGGTGACGATATGGTTATCAATATCACCAAAACAAAAAAGTTGTCGAATGTGCGTTCCTCAGGAGCGGATGATAAAGCTAAAATTGTTCCGGCCATCAAGTTCTCTTTGGAGGAAGCTTTAGAATACATCCAGAAAGATGAGTATGTGGAAGTTACACCAAAACATCTAAGGCTTCGGAAGATTTACCTCACGGAGAACGACCGGAAACGGAATAAAATAGCATAA
- a CDS encoding SDR family NAD(P)-dependent oxidoreductase, whose product MDFEGKKVLITGGTRGIGKCLVEELVKNGVRHIAVIARDKQNLKKLATEFQEVKFLRIAGDVADIDVLREAAARIEDKWGYLDILINNAGIISAGPLEDISDEDLYDQVAVNLTAVLLLTKYCIPLLKSSEEAAILNISSGLGLLGMPFYTVYGSTKAAVRQFSDATRRELAPHKISVTCAYPTATDTDMMQKFKEREMDSPEMVAQRSLEGLMKKELHVIFGGEKRLMENKMNFESPAKFDAQIAKNYKQWEEKSANHRAI is encoded by the coding sequence ATGGACTTTGAAGGAAAAAAAGTTTTGATAACGGGAGGTACCCGTGGTATTGGCAAATGCTTGGTAGAAGAACTGGTTAAAAATGGAGTTCGACATATTGCCGTAATCGCACGGGATAAACAAAACCTTAAAAAACTTGCCACCGAATTTCAGGAAGTGAAGTTTTTGCGTATTGCGGGCGATGTGGCCGATATAGATGTGCTCAGGGAAGCCGCTGCCAGAATAGAGGATAAATGGGGGTATTTGGATATTCTTATCAATAATGCGGGAATTATATCCGCCGGTCCCTTGGAAGATATTTCAGATGAAGATCTGTATGATCAAGTTGCGGTGAATCTTACCGCAGTCCTTTTGCTTACGAAATATTGTATTCCGTTACTAAAATCCTCTGAGGAGGCAGCCATCCTTAATATTTCCTCGGGACTTGGTCTTTTGGGAATGCCCTTCTACACTGTGTACGGGAGTACAAAAGCGGCTGTCCGACAATTTTCCGATGCTACACGAAGAGAGCTTGCTCCACACAAGATAAGCGTCACTTGTGCTTACCCGACGGCAACAGATACCGATATGATGCAAAAGTTTAAAGAAAGAGAAATGGATTCTCCGGAGATGGTCGCACAAAGGTCATTGGAAGGTTTAATGAAAAAGGAATTACATGTAATCTTTGGTGGAGAGAAACGACTGATGGAAAATAAAATGAACTTTGAGAGTCCTGCAAAGTTTGATGCACAGATTGCCAAGAACTACAAACAATGGGAAGAGAAAAGTGCAAATCATAGGGCAATCTAA
- a CDS encoding DUF6503 family protein — MRIYSKALIILVLLTTIACKEKSKTEVEAKANPAETESSQYIPQSWILNRVEKAKSKLEETEAGSIVWNAMEAHGGLAKWYSNGPLSFRFNYQPVDGSTQRDSYQTIDTWSNKARHTSTTDSTAHYGWTGDTAWMKAQDSTAFKYDTKFWALTPIYFLGQPFILDGEGVNLEVLPKKMYKNKSHDVVKVTFDEGTGDAPDDYYILYFQEDNHLLSAIRYIVSYPAYFKDGGHLPEKFMEVIGENRVDGILFPTGYKTHWLTEDEEPGEYITKIDVSDVHFENNLPQDFFDMPEGAKVIE, encoded by the coding sequence ATGCGCATTTATTCCAAAGCCCTAATAATCCTAGTTTTATTGACGACAATTGCCTGTAAGGAGAAATCCAAAACCGAAGTAGAGGCAAAAGCTAACCCAGCGGAAACGGAGTCTTCTCAATACATTCCCCAGTCTTGGATTTTAAATCGTGTTGAAAAAGCGAAGTCGAAGCTAGAAGAAACCGAGGCGGGCAGCATTGTGTGGAATGCCATGGAGGCCCATGGGGGCTTGGCAAAGTGGTATTCTAACGGACCTTTGTCCTTTCGGTTTAACTATCAACCGGTGGATGGTAGTACGCAGCGCGACAGTTATCAAACCATAGACACTTGGAGCAATAAGGCCAGACATACAAGTACTACGGATAGTACGGCGCATTATGGTTGGACCGGTGATACGGCTTGGATGAAAGCTCAAGATAGTACGGCTTTTAAGTACGACACCAAGTTTTGGGCCTTGACCCCAATTTATTTTTTAGGACAACCTTTTATTTTGGACGGAGAAGGCGTCAATCTAGAGGTCTTGCCTAAAAAGATGTACAAGAACAAATCCCATGATGTGGTAAAGGTCACTTTTGACGAAGGTACCGGGGACGCTCCGGACGATTATTATATTCTTTATTTTCAAGAGGATAACCATCTTTTAAGCGCTATCCGATACATCGTATCCTATCCTGCCTACTTTAAGGATGGTGGACATTTGCCTGAAAAATTTATGGAAGTTATTGGCGAAAACAGGGTGGACGGAATTCTCTTCCCAACGGGTTACAAAACACATTGGCTTACGGAGGATGAAGAACCTGGTGAGTATATCACCAAGATCGATGTGTCGGACGTTCATTTTGAAAATAATCTTCCCCAAGATTTCTTTGACATGCCCGAAGGTGCGAAGGTGATAGAATAA
- the ppgK gene encoding polyphosphate--glucose phosphotransferase, giving the protein MEILGIDVGGSGIKGAIVDVETGEMLTERHRISTPESRNPEDMANVVAEIVKHFNYKGKVGCGFPTVIKKGICKSPGNLDPSWLGVNIEKLFEDKTGLDFTVINDADAAGYATMTYGIGQGKKGLVVMITIGTGLGSGAFFDGRLIPNFELGQIPYKKYKKIELWAAGSAMEREGLSYKKWGKRFNKFLKYVDLIIAPDLIILGGGASKDFDEFKDCITIETPVIPAELRNQAGIIGAAAAAMHKAPKI; this is encoded by the coding sequence ATGGAAATTCTAGGTATAGATGTTGGCGGTTCGGGTATCAAGGGAGCTATAGTAGACGTGGAAACAGGTGAAATGTTGACGGAGCGTCACCGTATCAGCACTCCCGAATCGCGCAATCCTGAAGACATGGCCAATGTTGTAGCAGAAATCGTAAAACATTTTAATTATAAGGGAAAGGTTGGTTGCGGTTTTCCAACAGTCATTAAAAAAGGTATTTGCAAATCTCCTGGAAATTTAGACCCTAGCTGGCTCGGGGTAAATATTGAAAAACTTTTTGAAGATAAGACCGGTTTGGATTTTACGGTAATTAATGATGCCGATGCAGCGGGTTACGCGACTATGACCTATGGTATTGGACAAGGCAAAAAAGGTCTTGTGGTCATGATTACCATCGGTACCGGTCTAGGTAGCGGCGCCTTTTTTGATGGTCGTCTGATTCCGAATTTTGAACTGGGCCAAATCCCCTATAAAAAATATAAGAAAATTGAACTTTGGGCTGCCGGTTCTGCGATGGAACGCGAGGGTTTGAGCTACAAGAAATGGGGAAAGCGGTTTAATAAGTTTTTGAAGTACGTTGACCTTATTATAGCACCCGACCTTATTATTCTTGGTGGCGGTGCATCCAAGGATTTTGATGAGTTTAAGGATTGTATTACCATTGAAACGCCTGTTATACCAGCAGAACTAAGAAACCAGGCCGGTATTATTGGTGCAGCGGCGGCAGCAATGCATAAAGCACCTAAAATCTAA
- a CDS encoding PEP/pyruvate-binding domain-containing protein, translating to MTQRYLLSSLLMICGFYILTAQKELPFEQIKVQVNTYKNDIRGPYKDIRWFCTDGSVRAPKDPCPENIGPGVQHARYKDEVVALGKAHHIYLGQILAYTTKEEFWDKEADHSRLKQYQLDKYLRTVDNGWINQKGQFYRGAVQVEDEESWGVDFYKWLVSKDEVLEQNYFLIRQSLRDVPHSGDDNISQLMRSQSKVISDAYLPFMDLRVKIHSLPEKSDIQKVIDFKQKNSAKLTSDLNKKLDGLVLTMRDFFAPVDVKKRVDKATLAKTGPLGDKLKNYADFVNPTLPSSMLVSETAALLLDIREGILSEKNPVVRLQLLDISLKLEEILFQNAQKWEPNTVSEQLEKICALGTAVTGAGYLELWEWDQITSTLSQSEKEELSLAELTTILETARGAVEWSAAMVKANYQNIVDAYTGFEPKAYGFIDDRIRGSIALHLGKSVGELGDFIAKESELTNKVMDIPNQSSFRGLNPGYAFGELVVIGGSSEDIEVSSDKIYIFQRSPSDLKPVAGIATVAEGNMVSHVQLLARNLGIPNAALSDENLQSLKKYDGQRVFYAVSNKGNVILKPEAQMTAQERELFAKKERNTDKIEVPIEEIRLDNTSVLNMRNVDASDSGELCGPKAANLGQLKKMFPEQVVEGLVIPFGIFRDHMDQNMPGQNVSYWRFLNEMFAEAEKMRSANVPDPEVENFQLRQLETLRAAIKKMPLKESFLSELETSFIKILGKDLGSIPVFLRSDTNMEDLKDFTGAGLNLTLFNVLDKEKILNGVKEVWASPYTERSFKWRQKYLLNPENVFPSILVIPSVDVDYSGVLITKGINSGNDKDLTVAFSRGAGGAVDGQSAETYTIKHDGGYRLLAPAREIYYNSLPETGGTGKKTASFEQPVLNNKNLEAIRDLATTIRKKLPKETKSDYEGAYDVELGFEDNKLWLFQIRPFVENKKAVSSGYLEYITPKIDGSKSISLSTKLQ from the coding sequence ATGACGCAACGTTACCTATTATCATCACTATTGATGATTTGTGGATTTTATATCCTCACTGCTCAGAAAGAACTTCCCTTTGAACAGATAAAGGTCCAGGTAAATACCTATAAGAATGATATTCGAGGCCCTTACAAGGACATCCGTTGGTTCTGTACGGACGGTAGTGTCCGTGCCCCAAAAGATCCCTGTCCCGAAAACATTGGTCCCGGGGTGCAGCACGCAAGGTACAAGGATGAGGTAGTTGCCCTTGGAAAAGCGCATCATATTTATTTGGGACAGATTTTGGCCTATACTACCAAAGAAGAGTTTTGGGATAAGGAAGCCGATCATTCCAGGTTGAAACAGTACCAATTGGACAAATACCTGCGAACCGTGGACAATGGCTGGATCAATCAAAAAGGACAGTTTTATCGCGGTGCGGTACAAGTAGAGGACGAGGAATCCTGGGGCGTGGATTTTTACAAATGGTTGGTCTCGAAAGATGAGGTGCTGGAGCAGAACTATTTCCTTATTCGGCAATCGTTAAGGGATGTACCACATAGTGGGGACGACAATATCTCCCAATTGATGCGTAGCCAATCCAAAGTTATTTCGGATGCCTACCTACCTTTCATGGACCTCAGGGTTAAGATTCATAGTCTTCCGGAGAAATCGGATATCCAAAAGGTAATCGATTTTAAACAAAAAAATAGTGCAAAGCTCACGTCAGATTTGAATAAAAAGTTGGATGGTCTGGTACTCACCATGAGAGATTTTTTCGCTCCTGTGGACGTTAAAAAACGTGTGGATAAAGCAACCCTGGCCAAAACTGGCCCGTTAGGGGATAAGCTAAAGAACTATGCCGATTTTGTAAATCCAACTTTACCATCTTCAATGTTGGTTTCGGAGACGGCAGCCTTGCTATTGGACATCAGGGAAGGTATCCTTTCCGAGAAGAACCCTGTGGTGCGCTTACAGCTATTGGATATTTCATTAAAACTGGAGGAAATTTTATTCCAAAACGCACAGAAATGGGAACCTAATACCGTAAGCGAGCAGCTGGAAAAGATATGTGCGCTTGGTACGGCGGTGACGGGAGCAGGTTATTTGGAACTTTGGGAATGGGATCAAATTACCAGCACTTTGAGCCAATCTGAAAAAGAGGAACTAAGCTTGGCGGAATTGACGACCATTTTGGAAACCGCCCGCGGAGCCGTGGAATGGAGCGCTGCTATGGTTAAAGCCAATTACCAGAATATCGTGGATGCCTACACCGGTTTTGAGCCAAAGGCGTACGGTTTTATTGATGATCGGATAAGGGGTTCCATAGCCTTGCATTTGGGCAAAAGTGTTGGGGAGTTAGGAGATTTTATTGCTAAAGAATCGGAATTGACGAATAAGGTAATGGATATTCCCAATCAAAGTTCTTTCCGTGGCTTAAACCCGGGTTATGCTTTTGGGGAGTTGGTCGTTATCGGCGGGTCATCCGAGGATATTGAAGTGTCTTCGGATAAGATTTACATTTTCCAACGTTCCCCATCCGACCTAAAACCAGTGGCCGGAATTGCTACGGTGGCAGAGGGCAACATGGTGTCACACGTGCAATTGCTGGCCCGTAATTTGGGAATTCCCAATGCCGCCTTATCGGATGAGAATTTACAGAGTTTAAAGAAATATGACGGCCAACGGGTCTTTTATGCGGTGTCCAATAAAGGAAACGTGATTTTAAAACCTGAAGCGCAAATGACCGCCCAGGAAAGGGAACTCTTTGCCAAGAAGGAACGGAATACGGATAAGATTGAAGTACCTATTGAGGAAATACGGTTGGACAATACGAGTGTCCTGAATATGCGAAATGTGGACGCCAGTGATTCCGGTGAGTTATGCGGCCCAAAAGCCGCCAATCTGGGCCAATTGAAAAAGATGTTCCCCGAGCAGGTGGTTGAGGGCTTGGTTATTCCTTTCGGTATTTTTAGGGACCACATGGATCAGAACATGCCAGGACAAAATGTTTCGTATTGGAGATTTCTAAACGAGATGTTTGCTGAGGCCGAAAAAATGAGGAGCGCCAACGTTCCGGATCCCGAGGTGGAGAATTTTCAACTTAGGCAATTGGAAACCTTGCGTGCTGCCATAAAAAAGATGCCGCTTAAAGAGAGTTTTCTTTCTGAACTGGAGACCAGTTTCATCAAAATTCTTGGTAAAGATTTGGGTTCGATTCCGGTTTTCTTGCGAAGTGATACCAATATGGAGGACTTGAAGGATTTTACCGGCGCCGGTCTAAACCTTACCCTGTTCAATGTATTGGACAAGGAGAAAATCCTAAACGGGGTAAAAGAGGTATGGGCATCTCCCTACACGGAGCGGAGTTTTAAATGGCGTCAAAAATATCTATTGAACCCGGAGAATGTATTTCCCTCTATTTTGGTGATTCCCAGTGTGGATGTAGATTACTCAGGGGTATTGATTACCAAAGGTATTAATTCCGGCAATGACAAGGACTTAACGGTTGCCTTTAGTCGTGGAGCAGGAGGTGCTGTGGATGGCCAATCTGCTGAGACCTATACCATAAAGCATGACGGCGGATACCGTTTGTTGGCCCCGGCTCGGGAAATTTATTACAACAGTTTGCCGGAAACCGGAGGCACCGGAAAAAAAACAGCATCTTTTGAGCAGCCTGTACTAAATAACAAGAACCTTGAGGCGATCAGGGATTTGGCTACAACCATTCGGAAAAAGCTTCCAAAAGAAACCAAGTCCGATTATGAGGGTGCCTACGATGTAGAACTGGGATTTGAGGACAACAAGCTTTGGTTATTTCAAATACGTCCGTTCGTGGAGAACAAAAAGGCAGTGAGTTCTGGTTACTTGGAGTATATCACCCCTAAAATAGATGGCAGCAAATCAATTTCACTTTCAACAAAATTACAATGA
- a CDS encoding serine hydrolase, with amino-acid sequence MRKYILIVLVVMVASAFTTYTYYPIDGYERTGIKRLKRLERIKSGEIKDASTLPVGAMKSWEEIQLNLLERKEDSAMGLMTVDEDFQKEINALFRGLDRSYSLTVLDISDVNDIRYAERNETAGYQPGSVGKLAVLNGLFVQLAKIYPDSWEKRTELLKNKSVKAGVWGLTDEHTIPIYNIEKNTLVKRQVIASDVFTLYEWTDHMLSVSNNGAASIVWREVVLMAVFGEKYPELTQDEADAYFKETPRKELTDLGNDVVNLPLRDLGIRADEWRLGSFFTRGANTYVGDKGGSIGSPQGLMKFLIQLEQGKVVDEKSSLEMKRLMYMTDRRIRYAQSPALKEAAVYFKSGSLYKCDRSKGEACGKYMGNVTNFMNSVIIVEHPDNCRYMVVLMTNVLRKNSASDHMYLAGNIDKIIRK; translated from the coding sequence ATGAGAAAATATATCCTTATAGTCCTGGTAGTAATGGTCGCTTCGGCCTTTACCACGTATACGTATTACCCTATAGACGGTTATGAGCGCACCGGAATAAAACGTTTAAAACGATTGGAACGTATTAAAAGCGGCGAAATTAAGGATGCCAGCACCTTACCTGTCGGTGCGATGAAATCGTGGGAGGAGATTCAACTGAATCTATTGGAACGGAAGGAAGATAGCGCCATGGGGCTTATGACTGTGGATGAAGATTTTCAAAAGGAAATCAACGCCTTGTTCCGTGGTTTGGACAGAAGTTATTCGTTAACCGTTTTGGATATTTCCGATGTGAATGATATCCGCTACGCAGAGCGCAACGAAACCGCCGGCTACCAACCGGGAAGTGTCGGAAAACTGGCAGTTTTGAATGGATTGTTCGTACAGTTGGCCAAAATTTATCCGGACTCATGGGAAAAACGTACGGAACTGTTGAAGAACAAATCGGTTAAAGCAGGGGTTTGGGGACTCACGGACGAGCACACCATTCCCATTTACAATATTGAAAAGAACACTTTGGTAAAACGCCAGGTAATCGCCAGCGATGTTTTCACCTTATATGAGTGGACGGACCATATGTTGTCCGTAAGTAATAACGGTGCGGCAAGTATCGTTTGGCGCGAAGTAGTGCTGATGGCCGTCTTTGGCGAGAAATATCCGGAGCTGACCCAAGATGAGGCGGATGCCTATTTTAAGGAAACCCCAAGAAAGGAACTAACGGATTTGGGCAACGATGTAGTGAACCTGCCCTTACGGGATTTGGGAATAAGAGCCGATGAATGGCGACTGGGCAGTTTTTTTACCCGAGGTGCCAATACCTATGTAGGGGACAAGGGCGGTAGTATTGGTTCGCCACAAGGATTAATGAAATTCCTGATTCAGCTGGAACAAGGTAAGGTCGTGGACGAAAAGTCTAGCCTAGAAATGAAGCGGTTGATGTATATGACCGATCGTAGGATACGGTATGCGCAGTCACCGGCACTTAAGGAAGCAGCGGTGTATTTTAAATCCGGTTCGTTGTACAAATGTGACCGAAGCAAAGGTGAGGCCTGTGGTAAATACATGGGGAACGTAACCAATTTTATGAATTCGGTGATTATAGTAGAACACCCGGACAATTGCAGGTATATGGTTGTATTGATGACCAACGTACTACGTAAAAACTCCGCAAGTGACCATATGTACTTGGCAGGAAATATTGATAAGATTATTAGAAAATAG